A region from the Corylus avellana chromosome ca7, CavTom2PMs-1.0 genome encodes:
- the LOC132187576 gene encoding actin-depolymerizing factor 10 — MANSSSGMAVHDECKLKFLELKAKRNHRFIVFKIEEKIQQVVVETVGSPDETYDDFTASMPADECRYAVFDFDFTTNENVQKSKIFFIAWSPDTSRVRSKMLYASSKDRFRRELDGVQVELQATDPSEMSLDIIKGRAL; from the exons ATG GCGAATTCGTCGTCTGGAATGGCTGTGCATGATGAATGCAAGCTCAAGTTCTTGGAGCTAAAAGCAAAGAGGAACCATCGGTTCATCGTGTTTAAGATTGAGGAGAAGATCCAACAGGTGGTCGTGGAAACGGTTGGGAGTCCTGATGAAACCTATGATGATTTCACTGCCTCCATGCCGGCCGACGAGTGCCGTTATGCCGTCTTCGATTTTGATTTCACAACCAATGAGAATGTCCAGAAAagcaaaattttcttcattgcATG GTCACCTGACACGTCGAGGGTAAGGAGTAAGATGCTTTATGCAAGCTCCAAGGACAGATTCAGGAGAGAATTAGACGGCGTTCAAGTTGAGTTGCAGGCAACCGATCCCAGCGAGATGAGCTTGGATATCATTAAAGGCCGAGCTCTCTAA